The Myxococcota bacterium genome has a window encoding:
- a CDS encoding YncE family protein: SPDGKEVWVTVRGESYVSVIDAATYEEKLRVPTPNGPGMPAFSPDGKYGYVCSSFTPKTIVVSVADHQEVGRVEQASPFCPNLAATPDGAQVWFTLKDTGKVQVFDAKPPFAVRKTIDTGPITNHVNFARTSQGILAYVTVGGPNELQVFRTSDFAKVATIPVGKLPHGLWPSGDGSRMYVGLENDDQLVAIDTATNRVMASVPIGQAPQALCYVPDAVPQGAGTDGLEPLGLAGQATHFVLRPAGKRAAPDTPAPTSGALFDQGLIQVLQLAVTGLEPKRPYVLALSSAADGSGKLEALASFTTNPAGGAIVNATGPIRQIVQAGTPAPRRYLVIAPGSASDVGAPAQVQSD, translated from the coding sequence CTCGCCCGACGGCAAGGAAGTGTGGGTCACGGTGCGCGGCGAGAGCTACGTGTCGGTGATCGATGCCGCGACTTACGAAGAGAAGCTGCGAGTCCCCACGCCCAACGGCCCTGGCATGCCGGCCTTCTCGCCCGACGGCAAGTACGGCTACGTGTGCTCGTCGTTCACGCCGAAGACCATCGTCGTGTCGGTCGCCGACCACCAGGAGGTGGGTCGAGTCGAGCAGGCGAGCCCGTTCTGCCCGAACCTGGCCGCGACGCCCGACGGCGCGCAGGTCTGGTTCACGCTGAAAGACACGGGCAAGGTGCAGGTCTTCGACGCGAAGCCACCGTTCGCGGTGCGCAAGACGATCGACACCGGGCCGATCACGAATCATGTGAACTTCGCGCGCACGAGTCAGGGGATCCTGGCCTACGTGACCGTGGGCGGGCCGAACGAGCTGCAGGTGTTCCGCACGTCCGACTTCGCGAAGGTGGCCACGATTCCGGTCGGCAAGCTGCCGCACGGTCTCTGGCCCTCGGGCGACGGCTCGCGCATGTACGTGGGCCTCGAGAACGACGACCAGCTCGTCGCCATCGACACCGCGACCAACCGGGTGATGGCCAGCGTTCCGATCGGGCAGGCACCCCAGGCGCTCTGCTACGTGCCGGACGCGGTGCCCCAGGGCGCGGGCACCGACGGTCTCGAGCCGCTCGGCCTGGCGGGCCAGGCGACTCACTTCGTGCTGCGGCCGGCGGGCAAGAGAGCCGCGCCCGACACTCCCGCTCCAACCAGCGGAGCGCTCTTCGACCAGGGCCTGATCCAGGTGCTGCAGCTCGCCGTGACCGGGCTCGAGCCCAAGCGCCCCTACGTGCTGGCGCTGTCGAGCGCGGCCGACGGCTCGGGGAAGCTCGAGGCGCTCGCGAGCTTCACGACCAACCCGGCGGGCGGCGCGATCGTGAACGCCACCGGGCCGATCCGCCAGATCGTTCAGGCCGGAACCCCCGCGCCGCGGCGCTATCTCGTGATCGCGCCGGGCAGCGCCAGCGACGTCGGCGCCCCCGCCCAGGTGCAGTCGGACTGA
- a CDS encoding adenylate/guanylate cyclase domain-containing protein, translating into MPRLQRKSFGKPDQVRTFPMGLLQVVSLDEVAIGRFVFQPGWQWSKDVGPIAGTRSCGHRHLGYTISGSLQVRMDDGTELTIAPGDAYEIPPGHDAWVVGDLPWDSVEFTSAHAFGLSPHDLGERVLATILFSDIVGSTGTLERVGDHEWARVLREHNVRIRSAIDRFRGREIDAAGDGFLALFDGAARAVSAAALMDGAVADLGLRVRVGVHTSEVEIVGGQARGLGVHTAARVASLAGAGEVFVSGTTRDLLDGSGLLLDHRGDFELKGLSGSRPIFALRR; encoded by the coding sequence ATGCCCCGCTTGCAACGGAAGAGCTTCGGGAAGCCCGATCAGGTCCGGACCTTTCCCATGGGTCTGCTGCAGGTGGTCTCGCTCGACGAGGTGGCGATCGGGCGCTTCGTGTTCCAGCCCGGTTGGCAGTGGTCGAAGGACGTGGGGCCGATCGCCGGCACGCGCTCCTGCGGTCACCGGCACCTGGGCTACACCATTTCGGGCTCACTCCAGGTGCGCATGGACGATGGCACCGAGCTCACGATCGCGCCGGGCGACGCCTACGAGATTCCGCCGGGTCACGACGCCTGGGTCGTGGGCGACCTGCCGTGGGACTCGGTCGAGTTCACCAGCGCCCACGCGTTCGGCCTCTCGCCGCACGACCTGGGCGAGCGCGTGCTCGCGACGATCCTCTTCAGCGACATCGTGGGCTCGACCGGCACGCTCGAGCGGGTGGGTGACCACGAGTGGGCGCGCGTCCTGCGCGAGCACAACGTGCGCATCCGCAGCGCGATCGACCGCTTTCGCGGGCGCGAGATCGACGCGGCGGGCGACGGCTTTCTCGCGCTGTTCGACGGCGCGGCGCGCGCAGTCAGCGCAGCCGCGCTGATGGACGGCGCGGTCGCGGACCTCGGCCTGCGGGTGCGCGTGGGCGTGCACACCAGCGAAGTCGAGATCGTGGGCGGCCAGGCGCGCGGCCTGGGCGTGCACACCGCCGCACGCGTGGCCTCACTCGCGGGCGCGGGCGAGGTCTTCGTGTCGGGCACCACGCGCGACCTGCTCGACGGGTCAGGACTGCTGCTCGACCACCGCGGTGACTTCGAGCTGAAGGGCCTGTCGGGCTCGCGCCCGATCTTCGCGCTGCGGCGCTGA